One stretch of Daphnia pulicaria isolate SC F1-1A chromosome 6, SC_F0-13Bv2, whole genome shotgun sequence DNA includes these proteins:
- the LOC124344556 gene encoding insulin-like growth factor 2 mRNA-binding protein 1 isoform X1, whose translation MSKLYIGNLAAEANEAALRQLLQESGVGNVSSVLVKRGGYAFIDCPEQSTVDRAIEKLNGQIFMGSTLVVEPSVAGGRRNVLTRTLYLSNVPAHVRYEELERLLTPLGTVLKCEKISGGAGAGAGGSGGNGGGSGREDAPASPQPGGFQTIEVVFETPEEAENALKELSEVEIEGSLLQIESAMESRRGSSRGGAGGGGGGGGGGGGGAGGSGSGRSRSGPGSQTMSFGGGGNQGPQRQPDFPLRVLVASEMVGAIIGRQGGTIRQITQQTRARVDVHRKENVGSLEKAITIYGNPENCTNACRRVLEVMQQEADNTNKGEISLKILAHNNLIGRIIGKGGSTIKRVMLETETKITVSSLNDVSSFNMERVITIKGTIDNMSRAEGMISAKLRQSYESDLQAMAPQSMMFPGLHPMAMMSTVGMGFSPSVRGTPPAAAPGMYPPGAAPYAQAGPAGVGVGGGGGVYPPGMVPPTGSQQETSFLYIPNSAVGAIIGTRGSHIRNIIRFSGASVKITSLPEGTTAEPQAERKVTIVGTPEAQWKAQYLIFEKMREEGFMPAGEDVRLTVELLVASNQVGRIIGKGGQNVREMQRTTSSVIKLPEQGASTGEETTVHIIGNFFAVQSAQRRIRAMMSQQQPPLQQGAPMTMVSGAGQRMRTSGGGSSGGVSGGAQGRGREQ comes from the exons ATGAGCAAACTGTACATCGGCAATTTGGCGGCGGAAGCGAACGAGGCGGCGCTGCGGCAATTGCTTCAAGAGAGCGGCGTCGGAAACGTCAGCTCGGTCCTGGTCAAACGGGGCGGCTATGCCTTTATCGATTGCCCAGAACAGAGCACCGTCGATCGAGCCATTGAGAAACTCAACG GACAAATCTTTATGGGTTCCACGTTGGTCGTCGAGCCTTCAGTAGCCGGTGGACGACGAAA TGTACTAACACGGACGCTGTACCTGAGCAACGTGCCAGCCCATGTGCGTTACGAAGAACTGGAGCGGCTCCTGACGCCGCTAGGAACGGTGCTCAAGTGTGAAAAGATCAGCGGAggtgctggtgctggtgctggtggAAGCGGCGGAAACGGCGGAGGCAGCGGGCGAGAAGACGCCCCGGCGTCACCTCAACCAGGCGGATTTCAAACCATTGAAGTCGTTTTCGAAACGCCCGAAGAAGCTGAAAA CGCATTAAAGGAGCTGAGCGAAGTCGAAATTGAAGGATCGCTATTACAAATCGAATCGGCCATGGAGTCGAGACGCGGTAGCTCCCGGGGAGGAGCCGGAggaggtggcggcggcggcggtggcggcggtggcggagcCGGAGGAAGCGGATCGGGACGATCACGCTCCGGCCCTGGATCGCAAACCATGTCCTTTGGAGGAGGAGGCAATCAAGGACCGCAGAGACAACCCGATTTCCCCCTCAG AGTATTGGTGGCTAGCGAAATGGTGGGAGCCATCATCGGACGACAGGGAGGAACCATCCGACAAATCACGCAACAAACCAGAGCTCG GGTGGATGTTCATCGGAAGGAGAATGTCGGCTCCTTGGAAAAAGCCATTACCATTTACGGCAATCCGGAGAACTGCACCAACGCCTGCCGTCGTGTTCTGGAAGTGATGCAACAGGAAGCAGATAACACCAACAAGGG GGAAATTTCACTAAAGATTCTGGCGCACAATAATCTGATCGGACGAATCATTGGCAAAGGGGGCAGCACAATCAAGCGGGTCATGCTCGAAACGGAAACCAAAATCACCGTCTCCAG TTTAAATGACGTGAGCAGTTTCAACATGGAGCGAGTGATAACCATCAAGGGAACCATCGACAACATGTCACGAGCCGAGGGGATGATTAGTGCCAAGTTACGCCAAAGTTACGAAAGCGATTTGCAGGCCATGGCT ccTCAAAGTATGATGTTTCCCGGTCTGCATCCGATGGCCATGATGTCGACGGTGGGAATGGGATTCTCACCCTCAGTCAGGGGTACGCCACCCGCCGCCGCTCCCGGGATGTATCCACCTGGCGCGGCGCCCTATGCGCAGGCAGGGCCAGCTGGGGTAGGCgtcggcggaggaggaggtgtCTATCCGCCGGGCATGGTCCCGCCTACTGGTTCTCAACAG gaGACGAGTTTCCTGTACATCCCCAATAGTGCAGTGGGTGCTATCATCGGGACGCGCGGCTCCCACATTCGGAACATTATTCGTTTTTCCGGTGCTTCGGTGAAAATCACTTCGCTGCCCGAAGGGACAACGGCCGAACCGCAAGCCGAAAGGAAAGTGACGATCGTCGGGACGCCGGAGGCCCAGTGGAAGGCCCAGTACCTCATTTTCGAGAAGATGCGCGAGGAAGGGTTCATGCCGGCCGGCGAGGACGTCCGGTTGACGGTCGAGCTCCTGGTGGCGTCGAACCAGGTGGGCCGCATCATCGGCAAGGGCGGGCAGAACGTGCGCGAGATGCAGCGGACGACGTCGTCGGTCATCAAATTGCCGGAGCAAGGCGCTTCCACCGGCGAGGAGACGACCGTCCACATCATCGGCAACTTTTTTGCCGTCCAATCGGCTCAGCGGCGCATCAGGGCCATGAtgagccagcagcagccgccgctCCAGCAAGGTGCTCCCATGACCATGGTCTCCGGTGCCGGCCAACGAATGAGGACATCAGGTGGAGGTAGTAGTGGTGGAGTCAGTGGTGGTGCACAGGGCCGCGGCCGGGAGCAGTAG
- the LOC124344556 gene encoding insulin-like growth factor 2 mRNA-binding protein 1 isoform X2, producing MLTRSNCCNRIRDQHWCGWASHPFFQFFTPSSTILYNVIRDTATTPLLPHQTGCLFLSSSFLFIFLIFFCFLSLCSALKELSEVEIEGSLLQIESAMESRRGSSRGGAGGGGGGGGGGGGGAGGSGSGRSRSGPGSQTMSFGGGGNQGPQRQPDFPLRVLVASEMVGAIIGRQGGTIRQITQQTRARVDVHRKENVGSLEKAITIYGNPENCTNACRRVLEVMQQEADNTNKGEISLKILAHNNLIGRIIGKGGSTIKRVMLETETKITVSSLNDVSSFNMERVITIKGTIDNMSRAEGMISAKLRQSYESDLQAMAPQSMMFPGLHPMAMMSTVGMGFSPSVRGTPPAAAPGMYPPGAAPYAQAGPAGVGVGGGGGVYPPGMVPPTGSQQETSFLYIPNSAVGAIIGTRGSHIRNIIRFSGASVKITSLPEGTTAEPQAERKVTIVGTPEAQWKAQYLIFEKMREEGFMPAGEDVRLTVELLVASNQVGRIIGKGGQNVREMQRTTSSVIKLPEQGASTGEETTVHIIGNFFAVQSAQRRIRAMMSQQQPPLQQGAPMTMVSGAGQRMRTSGGGSSGGVSGGAQGRGREQ from the exons ATGTTGACGCGAAGCAACTGCTGTAACAGGATCCGAGACCAACATTGGTGTGGGTGGGCCAGTCACCCtttctttcagtttttcacCCCTTCTTCTACTATACTATATAACGTGATACGCGATACTGCTACTACTCCACTACTACCGCACCAAACTGGctgtctttttctctcttcaagtttcttattcatttttctaatttttttctgttttctttctctttgcaGCGCATTAAAGGAGCTGAGCGAAGTCGAAATTGAAGGATCGCTATTACAAATCGAATCGGCCATGGAGTCGAGACGCGGTAGCTCCCGGGGAGGAGCCGGAggaggtggcggcggcggcggtggcggcggtggcggagcCGGAGGAAGCGGATCGGGACGATCACGCTCCGGCCCTGGATCGCAAACCATGTCCTTTGGAGGAGGAGGCAATCAAGGACCGCAGAGACAACCCGATTTCCCCCTCAG AGTATTGGTGGCTAGCGAAATGGTGGGAGCCATCATCGGACGACAGGGAGGAACCATCCGACAAATCACGCAACAAACCAGAGCTCG GGTGGATGTTCATCGGAAGGAGAATGTCGGCTCCTTGGAAAAAGCCATTACCATTTACGGCAATCCGGAGAACTGCACCAACGCCTGCCGTCGTGTTCTGGAAGTGATGCAACAGGAAGCAGATAACACCAACAAGGG GGAAATTTCACTAAAGATTCTGGCGCACAATAATCTGATCGGACGAATCATTGGCAAAGGGGGCAGCACAATCAAGCGGGTCATGCTCGAAACGGAAACCAAAATCACCGTCTCCAG TTTAAATGACGTGAGCAGTTTCAACATGGAGCGAGTGATAACCATCAAGGGAACCATCGACAACATGTCACGAGCCGAGGGGATGATTAGTGCCAAGTTACGCCAAAGTTACGAAAGCGATTTGCAGGCCATGGCT ccTCAAAGTATGATGTTTCCCGGTCTGCATCCGATGGCCATGATGTCGACGGTGGGAATGGGATTCTCACCCTCAGTCAGGGGTACGCCACCCGCCGCCGCTCCCGGGATGTATCCACCTGGCGCGGCGCCCTATGCGCAGGCAGGGCCAGCTGGGGTAGGCgtcggcggaggaggaggtgtCTATCCGCCGGGCATGGTCCCGCCTACTGGTTCTCAACAG gaGACGAGTTTCCTGTACATCCCCAATAGTGCAGTGGGTGCTATCATCGGGACGCGCGGCTCCCACATTCGGAACATTATTCGTTTTTCCGGTGCTTCGGTGAAAATCACTTCGCTGCCCGAAGGGACAACGGCCGAACCGCAAGCCGAAAGGAAAGTGACGATCGTCGGGACGCCGGAGGCCCAGTGGAAGGCCCAGTACCTCATTTTCGAGAAGATGCGCGAGGAAGGGTTCATGCCGGCCGGCGAGGACGTCCGGTTGACGGTCGAGCTCCTGGTGGCGTCGAACCAGGTGGGCCGCATCATCGGCAAGGGCGGGCAGAACGTGCGCGAGATGCAGCGGACGACGTCGTCGGTCATCAAATTGCCGGAGCAAGGCGCTTCCACCGGCGAGGAGACGACCGTCCACATCATCGGCAACTTTTTTGCCGTCCAATCGGCTCAGCGGCGCATCAGGGCCATGAtgagccagcagcagccgccgctCCAGCAAGGTGCTCCCATGACCATGGTCTCCGGTGCCGGCCAACGAATGAGGACATCAGGTGGAGGTAGTAGTGGTGGAGTCAGTGGTGGTGCACAGGGCCGCGGCCGGGAGCAGTAG